The Enterobacter asburiae genome window below encodes:
- the abgT gene encoding p-aminobenzoyl-glutamate transporter, translating to MSMSSIPSHSPSGKLYGWVERIGNKVPHPFLLFIYLIVILMVATAVLSAFDVSVRSPADGSLVAVKNLLSVDGLHWFLPNVIKNFSGFAPLGAILALVLGAGLAERVGLLPALMVKMASHVSARYASYMVLFIAFFSHISSDAALVIMPPMGALIFLAVGRHPVAGLLSAIAGVGCGFTANLLIVTTDVLLSGISTEAAKTIDAAMHVSVIDNWYFMASSVIVLTIVGGLITDKIIEPRLGKWEGRSDEKLDTLSKEQRFGLRVAGVVSLAFIALVALMVVPENGILRDPVKHTVLPSPFIQGIVPLIILFFFVVSLAYGIATGKIRRQGDLPQLMIEPMKEMAGFIVMVFPLAQFVAMFNWSNMGKFMAVGLTDALEAAGLSGVPAFVGLALLSSLLCMFIASGSAIWSILAPIFVPMFMMLGFHPAVAQILFRIADSSVIPLAPVSPFVPLFLGFLQRYKPEAKLGTYYSLVLPYPLIFLGVWLVMLVAWYLVGLPIGPGIYPRLN from the coding sequence ATGAGTATGTCATCCATACCTTCGCATTCCCCATCCGGTAAGCTCTATGGCTGGGTTGAAAGGATCGGCAATAAAGTACCGCACCCTTTCCTGCTGTTTATCTATCTGATTGTGATTTTAATGGTCGCCACCGCCGTGCTCTCCGCCTTTGACGTGAGCGTGCGCAGCCCGGCTGACGGCAGCCTGGTGGCGGTAAAAAACCTGCTCAGCGTCGACGGGCTGCACTGGTTTTTACCCAACGTGATTAAGAACTTCAGCGGTTTCGCCCCGCTGGGGGCCATTCTGGCACTGGTTTTGGGTGCCGGACTGGCTGAACGCGTGGGCTTGCTGCCCGCATTAATGGTGAAGATGGCTTCTCACGTCAGCGCGCGTTACGCCAGCTATATGGTGCTGTTTATCGCCTTCTTCAGCCATATCTCCTCAGACGCCGCGCTGGTGATCATGCCGCCGATGGGCGCGCTGATTTTCCTTGCCGTCGGGCGTCATCCCGTGGCGGGCCTGCTGTCGGCGATTGCGGGCGTGGGCTGCGGATTTACCGCTAACCTGCTGATCGTCACCACCGACGTGCTGCTCTCTGGCATCAGCACGGAGGCGGCGAAGACCATCGATGCGGCAATGCACGTCAGCGTGATCGACAACTGGTACTTTATGGCCAGCTCGGTCATTGTCCTGACGATTGTTGGCGGGCTGATTACCGATAAAATCATCGAGCCGCGGTTGGGGAAATGGGAAGGCCGTAGCGATGAAAAGCTGGACACCCTGAGCAAAGAGCAGCGCTTCGGCCTGCGCGTGGCGGGCGTTGTCTCGCTGGCCTTTATCGCGCTGGTGGCGCTGATGGTGGTGCCGGAAAACGGCATATTGCGCGATCCGGTTAAACATACCGTACTGCCGTCGCCGTTTATTCAGGGCATCGTGCCGCTGATTATCCTCTTCTTCTTTGTCGTTTCGCTCGCCTACGGTATCGCGACCGGCAAAATCCGCCGTCAGGGCGATCTGCCGCAGCTGATGATCGAGCCGATGAAGGAGATGGCGGGCTTTATCGTGATGGTGTTCCCGCTGGCGCAGTTTGTGGCGATGTTTAACTGGAGCAACATGGGCAAGTTTATGGCCGTGGGCCTGACCGACGCGCTGGAGGCGGCCGGATTAAGCGGCGTACCGGCGTTTGTCGGCCTGGCGCTGCTGTCATCCCTGCTGTGCATGTTTATCGCCAGCGGCTCCGCCATCTGGTCGATTCTGGCCCCGATCTTCGTGCCGATGTTTATGATGCTGGGTTTTCATCCTGCGGTTGCCCAGATCCTGTTCCGCATCGCGGACTCCTCGGTGATTCCGCTGGCGCCGGTTTCGCCGTTTGTTCCGCTGTTCTTAGGCTTCCTGCAGCGCTATAAACCCGAGGCCAAACTGGGTACCTACTATTCGCTGGTTTTACCCTACCCGCTTATCTTTTTAGGGGTATGGCTGGTGATGCTGGTCGCATGGTATCTTGTCGGCCTGCCGATTGGGCCGGGGATTTACCCGAGGCTGAACTAA